Genomic segment of Dermacentor albipictus isolate Rhodes 1998 colony chromosome 5, USDA_Dalb.pri_finalv2, whole genome shotgun sequence:
CGTGTGACAGATGCGACGGGCAGAGCGCCCACGCCTCGAGAAGAGATACAGTTTGTTCACGCGTTGCATatacgtgtgcggaagtgcaccatactcctcattcttctaggccttcTGCGAAGCGCAAGTGGCTTATTGAACTAACATAAATTTTCGAAGTAAATTGAGCCAGAAAATTCGCGACGTACGACGCATGCATGAGCTGCGGACATaacttcggattgtaattcgaatatgcgAGAAATAGTTCTGTTACGAGGAAACTCAGACAAAGCCTCATTGAAGGACACATTTCAAGCGTATGTCAAAAAAGGTCCATGTGGGATAACCTCGAGACATCCGTGGTAGGATATCCAAAACTGGACATGCGGCGGATGTCCTACTTGTCTCCGAAATGGTGCACGGACATTGGGGCACGATTATGATGTCCTCTGCGCAAAGTGTTTCTTGCCTTTCGTCGCAAAGTCGCTCGACTGCATTTTTCATAAATTTTATCACGCATTCCCTTCGCACAACTGCAATTGCCGCAGCTCCTCGTCATTATAGCTTACTCAACCATGCTAAAGCCTTACCCCCCTCCCCTTCGGACCGCAGctactatatatttttttttttgtgcgcaccTTGAAATGCAGGCATTGTTTTCTTGCCGACGACGCCGTAGAAATAAATTAATTCAAACGCTTTCACAAATTGCTTCTTCTAAGTTGGATTCCACCAAGTAGCGTTATATCTGCCTCCTCcgtttcatttctttctctttccttctttccacaTTTTTTTATCTGCACGCTTAATGAACTAGATTGAATCTAGTCGCACCGACAGCTTTGGCAAAGTACAGATACggagcaatgcctcctttactggatgcctgccgcgttgtccggtAAACTCGGTTCCGTGCCCTTTTCCTTTTCTCgtctccgcgaaaaggcaacgagcgcctctcatggcAAACGCCTGCAACTACAATCACGTGctgtggcctctgagattaccatggCATCTGTCTCGGAGGCCCGCAATAACGCCactgccacatccgccggaagttgaaaaggcaacgagcgttGTCTCACGGAATTTAGGCTGAACTAAGAGAACCGTcgctacaatgggaaagcgaacaacgcggcgggcatctagtTAAAGAGGCATTGGTacggagcatagagtttcctatttgtaggaaactctatggtagaGAGTATGGAGAAGGAGAGAGATGTGGAGGCATCGCAGTTCGCTGCATCGCTTGTGACAGAGGCGCTTCAATACTGAGCGGTTCACTAGCGCCACTGGCGCCCCACTGAAGTAGTGGCCTTACGCCAACCTACTGGCTTTCGCCTGCTTCGGATCTCGAAGGCCGTATTTTAGCCAATGATTTTAGCTGAACAAATAGAACAACTGTGAAACTGCCAGTCAACACACGCGACCATGCACGAAAGCCGGCACATATTTCGTGATGTCTCGACCGCGTTGCACGCAGCTGTTGGCGGCAACTCCAGTTGATTCAGCAGGTGTACTGTAGTCGTGTTGTGGGCCGGATGAACGTGTAGCTGAGAGTGTATCGGCTGTGGTCTCGGAACCGCAGTGCGTCGTGTTATCTTCGGGCTATTTTATTCGGTGACTGTTCTTGTGGCGTGCGTGTTGTGTGCTCGGAAAGTGAATGGAATTGTTCTGAAAGCTCTGCACTTATGCGACGGATCATGAGTGAAGTGGACATTCCCAAGGCATTGCATCTCGTGCGCGAGAAAATAGCGGCGGCCTCTGCGGGCTTAGGTGGCCCAGCACCACGCCTTGTAGCCGTGAGCAAAACGAAGCCCAAGGAGCTCGTGATTGCTGCTTACAACGAAGGCCAAAGACATTTTGGTGAAAACTACATGCAAGAGCTATTAGAGAAAGCAAACAGTGCCGAAATACTGCGCGACTGTCCGGAAATCAAATGGCATTTCATCGGCCGCCTGCAGAGCAACAAGGTGCCAAAACTCCCAAAGATACCAAACTTGTTCATGGTGGAGACTTTGGAATCGCAGAGAACTGCTCATGCTCTTAACGCGGCTTGGGCTGCGAGCGGTCATTCTCCCCTGAACGTCTTGGTTCAGGTGAACACAAGTGGCGAGGAGCAGAAAAACGGCATCGAACCGAAAGACGCGAGCCAACTTGTCAAGTTTATTGTTGGAGAATGCCCGAGTCTAAAGTTCGCTGGTCTAATGACAATTGGCATGGCCGAGTACGACAAGAGCAGTGGTCCAAATCCAGACTTCGTGTGCTTAGCCAAATGTAAAGAGGAACTTTGCAAAGAGTTTGAATTCAGTGCATCAGATGTTGAGCTTAGCATGGGTATGTCTGCCGACTTCGAGGAGGCTATTCGGATGGGAAGCACGAATGTTCGTGTAGGCAGCACCATCTTCGGGCACCGAGAATATGCTCCGAAAACGTAGACGCCAAAAACGGAACAATATCGGGAAGAATCGTGCCTCTGGTCCCTTCTTGTGGCTGTGACAAGTATCACTTTGTAATTGGTTGTTACCCCTTCAACAATAAATAATGCGCCTAGTGCACGGTATTGCCTTTTCTTGAATTTCTCCGTCTTTAGGATTTTATCCTGAAGCTGGCATGTAAGTACATGAGCAACGTTCCAAGAGAGGGGAAAAAATATGGCAGTTTCCTTTATTACCGCAAGTACACAGACACAGACCAAATAATTTCACCGTTATTTCGAGTCCTCTTCTACGAGGCGAGGCTGCTACCCCAGTTATGTGTAAATTTTTTTGGTTTCCAACTGCAAAAGGGGCCACACATGTGAAAGGTTTTATGCAAAATACCTAGACTGGTTCTTTTTAAAGACATACATCTTTTAAAATGTAATCCCCTGCCACTGTAACACATTTCTCATCAATATATATAAGCATCTTTATTCCACTACCACAGCACTCTTGTTTCCTGATTTGTGAGCCATCAAGAAAGTGCTTacagaagaatatatatatatatatatatatatatatatatatatatatatatatatatatatatatatatatatatatatatatatatatattgtctttGCAAGAAGGGCTTTCCACAAAAATGCAGCTTCAAAGAACCAGAAAGTTTGAACTCGGTAGGGAATCAAGAGTCAAGAGCAGAAGTTGTGGGGCAATTGAACTTCAATAACTGTTCAATGTAGACTGCCACATGAAGTATTACTGCGCCATGTTGTTGCCTCCAACGAATGACGTGGAATGAAACGTTGTGAATTAAGTACTAAGTAGTTTGTAGAAGTGCTCTGCATTTGCTTTTTCCAAGAAATTCTTGCACACGTCACTGCAGCCCCGAAGCTCTGCTAGTAAAACGCACATTACCTTTGCAATCGCATCCTTCAGCAGTGAGGACGCAGCTATCTTTTACAAAAGCGTTTACACCAGCAAATCTTGCAAATTCTATAAACTGTTCTCTAATAACACAAGTGGACAATGACTCAATGAGATTTCAATCTTTCTTCACCAAAAATTTGATTGCCAAGTGCCGAGTTCCTTCTCTAGAGTTGACTGGTCAGATGCCACCTTGAATAATGCAGCACTTCAAAACAGTTGGATTCAGAAAGATCCATACCGACATGTCAGAGATGCACAATTAACTTCAGACTAGGTATCAAACTTGTTACTTTCCTATATTACATAAATTTATAGAACTTATTAGCTACCTATATAACTCATTCTGTTTGAGATAATGTGACGAAAAATCTATTTACTGAAGCAATGTGGTGAAGTGCATCTCTTCTGTGCAGATTCCTGCGTGCACGCATGCTGGTGAGTGAAGCAATCACTGTTCAAGCCAAAATAATAAAAtatcccagaaaaaaaaaaaaatctgacccAGCCTTTAATgacttgcatttgagagagaacagTGAACGCAGAGCTGTTTTTCATACACTGTTTTAATGAAAGAAATCACTTGAGCAAGATAGTGAATTCTCTAAACCAATACCATAATAAAAATATGTATGCTATAAATATGTTACAAAGTGAGTTTCTTGTACAAAAGTCTGGTTGCTTTGTTTTCACACCTTAGCCTTAGCACACAagtccatccttctttttttgtttacaaGTGCGACTGATCGCTCACATCACACAATGGGTACACATTctcgcacacgcatgcacactcGCATAAAACGTggtaggagagagaaagagagagagcaacatAACTTCTTGTCATATATTCTTGGCGGCTGAAAACAGTATCTCCAGAGGTCCGCAGAACAGACATACACACATCACATAGATTCAAAAACGACACAATCGGAAATGGGTGCAAGTGGCTATGTACAAAAAGCGGGGCTCGCAAAACGCAGCCGCTCCGTGCCCTGTTGGCTCCACAGTAAGTGCCTGCCTAGGTAGTGCAGCAGCATCAAGACAGCTATCGGATAGAGGGATTTGGGGAGGGGATTGCTTTGGAAGATGGAGAAACACCGTTGTGACAAAGTTACAGGGTGTGACTTACCGTAGAAAAAcaaagcagcgaaaaaaaaaaagaagaaagaaaacgaggcaTGTACAAGTTACTGTCGCGAACAGAAAGGCTGCCTGACCTCTCTGAATGAAGAGGGCTTGGGTCAAGAATGCCTTTGGTGACAGTCATTTAAGCGTTACATCTTGGCACATGGCTAAGTTGATGTCTTTTTGATTGAACAATGGATACTGGTGCCACCTGTGCTGATGGGGAATGAAAGCGTTATGACTGTGAACACAAAAAGGAGTAGACTGCCGCCGTTATTACGCTTAGTCTAGCTCGTCAAAGGGAAATCTCCTTATGCCACATACGCAGAGCAGCCATCTGGCAAGCTACCGACATTATGCATTTATGGCCGAAGTCTTTTGGAACAAAGCTTTAGTGTAGCAAGagctcctttaaaaaaaaaacacctgttaAGATTTGCTTCGCATGCAGGAAATAGAATGCTACGCAGGGCCTTGGTGCTaagaaatgaggcatctactagGTCCGCAACAGGGCCTGTTTTTCTAACATCATAAACTGAAGGCATCCTCACCAGACCAGAAAGGAACAAAATGCAGACTCCATTGTAAAATAGGAAACAAGAAAACTCCCTGAACACTTTATCAGGCATGACAACCCTTGAGTGACTACTGATTGACTGACATTGCAAGAGTCCGATAAACTAAAATTaagagattaaaaaagaaaataaatgaacgACCAGATGTTTCAACACTTTTACATCCGGAAATCAAGATTACCTTAAAATACTCATGAGTGGAACATCCTCTGTTAATCTTTTGCTTTCTGCATAAGTGAGTAAATGCCAGTTATGAGAGCTCTATAGGTTAACCAAATGGTAAACACCGGTAGTggggatatttaaaaaaaaaaatacttcagtAAGCAGCTCTCAACCACAGCCAACCTCGCCACTACTGCACTCGTGACTTAAAATGAGTGCGGATGAGAAAGTATGTATCTTATGCTTTATGCCCATCCCTGGCTTTTTTCCTTTTGCCAATGAGCAGGCAAAAGGAGCTCTTTCAACAGCACCTTTGCAGTTCTTTTTATGTTTGTTTGTTAGCCTAGTGAGCAGAGCACACAGAGAAGTCCAGCTTTCATCATCTCAACTTcactcatacacacacacacacgcacacataacactcaaaaagttttgttttgtttttttgtctcGCGAGAGCGCGCAGCACTAGTTGACACAGTTTTCCAGAACAACAGTCTTGTAGCAGTTCTCTCCTCTTCCAAAGAGTGTCTTCTAGCTTCCAAGAACCAGATGACGATGCTGTCGATCCCGTGGCGTTCTTCGGCAGAGTGAGCATgcatcacacacacgcacacaacacacgCTCAGTCGAGTGGCCTTGAAAGGCAAGGTCCGCACACAATGAGAAGTTGGCTGAGCCTTGCAGGTGCTGATATGTAGGTCTAACAGACGTCATATCCACAGTGGTGTTGAGGGGCAATTGAAAACACATTCAACACGCACAAGTCTTGAGACAAGATATTTCTTCCCAACAGAGATTCACAGCGTGTTTTTGAGT
This window contains:
- the LOC139060590 gene encoding pyridoxal phosphate homeostasis protein encodes the protein MRRIMSEVDIPKALHLVREKIAAASAGLGGPAPRLVAVSKTKPKELVIAAYNEGQRHFGENYMQELLEKANSAEILRDCPEIKWHFIGRLQSNKVPKLPKIPNLFMVETLESQRTAHALNAAWAASGHSPLNVLVQVNTSGEEQKNGIEPKDASQLVKFIVGECPSLKFAGLMTIGMAEYDKSSGPNPDFVCLAKCKEELCKEFEFSASDVELSMGMSADFEEAIRMGSTNVRVGSTIFGHREYAPKT